From Streptomyces sp. NBC_00690, a single genomic window includes:
- a CDS encoding SCO1860 family LAETG-anchored protein, giving the protein MNSNAFRTSARRCAAVTASVAMAAAPVALAGPAHATGGGSEGRASAVVLRAGLDVSLHNKTVQVPLNATLNEVKAPASADKTALSVRLDGVDQGRPFSVLRADVATSRGTVDKKQAEGYARLVGARVHVPGLPLLSLIEVEQVTSRATCRVGARPTATSNVLGHVKVLGKKVTLSAGGQTAVAVPGVGTVTLDLSRTHTTSRTAAATALALKVAVNPLNLNVAEVNGTVTLVEAKCAAPKAPHREQETATPQEPGEQEPTSPQEPAPTEGTKALSGGEPTENLAETGGSSTTMYLAAGSVALLGLGGGALLMVRKRARARG; this is encoded by the coding sequence GTGAACAGCAATGCCTTCCGCACGTCCGCACGCCGCTGCGCCGCCGTCACCGCCTCTGTCGCCATGGCCGCGGCACCGGTGGCGCTCGCCGGCCCTGCACACGCCACCGGCGGCGGTAGCGAGGGAAGGGCGAGCGCTGTCGTGCTCCGCGCCGGGCTCGACGTCTCGCTGCACAACAAGACCGTGCAGGTCCCCCTCAACGCCACGCTCAACGAGGTCAAGGCGCCGGCGAGCGCCGACAAGACGGCACTCTCCGTCCGGCTCGACGGAGTGGACCAGGGCAGGCCGTTCTCCGTGCTGCGCGCGGACGTGGCCACCTCCCGGGGGACCGTCGACAAGAAGCAGGCCGAGGGATACGCCCGTCTCGTGGGCGCCCGCGTGCACGTGCCCGGGCTTCCGCTGCTCTCCCTGATCGAGGTCGAGCAGGTCACCTCGCGAGCCACCTGCCGGGTCGGCGCCCGCCCCACCGCCACCTCGAACGTGCTCGGTCACGTCAAGGTGCTCGGCAAGAAGGTCACGCTCAGCGCGGGCGGGCAGACGGCGGTGGCCGTGCCGGGCGTCGGCACGGTCACGCTCGATCTGTCCCGGACCCACACCACCTCCCGTACCGCCGCGGCCACTGCCCTCGCCCTCAAGGTCGCGGTGAACCCCCTCAACCTGAACGTCGCCGAGGTCAACGGAACCGTGACGCTGGTGGAGGCGAAGTGCGCGGCGCCGAAGGCCCCGCACCGGGAGCAGGAGACCGCGACACCGCAGGAGCCGGGTGAGCAGGAGCCCACATCCCCGCAGGAGCCGGCGCCCACCGAGGGGACCAAGGCGCTCTCCGGTGGGGAGCCGACCGAGAACCTCGCCGAAACGGGCGGCAGCTCGACCACGATGTACCTGGCCGCCGGCTCGGTGGCGCTGCTCGGCCTCGGCGGGGGTGCGCTGCTGATGGTCCGCAAGCGGGCCCGGGCCCGCGGCTGA
- a CDS encoding amidohydrolase family protein: MSDHTVLHVKGRVLVGPEDVRDELWVVGGRITHQRPLAAHDVRTVSGWVLPGLVDAHCHVGLDRHGPVDDATSEKQAIADRDAGALLIRDAGSPSDTRWIDEREDLPKIIRAGRHIARTRRYIRNYAHEIEPDDLVAYVAREARRGDGWVKLVGDWIDRDAGDLTACWPRAEVEAAIAEAHRLGARVTAHCFAEDSLRDLVEAGIDCIEHATGLTEETIPLFAERGVAIVPTLVNIATFPALADGGESKFPRWSAHMRRLHERRYDTVRAAYDAGVPIFVGTDAGGSLAHGLVAAEVAELVKAGIPPLEALSATAWGARQWLGRPALDEGAPADLVVYASDPRKDVRVLAAPQRVILNGQVIG, from the coding sequence ATGAGCGATCACACGGTGCTGCATGTGAAGGGGCGGGTGCTGGTCGGCCCCGAGGACGTACGGGATGAACTGTGGGTCGTCGGGGGGCGCATCACCCATCAGCGCCCCCTCGCAGCCCATGATGTACGGACCGTTTCCGGTTGGGTGCTGCCCGGGCTGGTCGACGCCCACTGCCATGTCGGGCTCGACCGGCACGGCCCGGTGGACGACGCCACCAGCGAGAAGCAGGCGATCGCGGACCGCGATGCCGGCGCCCTCCTGATCCGGGACGCCGGTTCACCCTCCGACACCCGCTGGATAGACGAGCGCGAGGACCTTCCGAAGATCATCAGAGCGGGCCGGCACATCGCGCGCACCCGCCGCTACATCCGGAACTACGCCCATGAGATCGAGCCGGACGACCTGGTCGCATATGTGGCGCGCGAGGCCCGGCGAGGCGACGGCTGGGTGAAGCTCGTCGGCGACTGGATCGACCGGGACGCGGGGGACCTCACCGCCTGTTGGCCGCGCGCCGAGGTGGAGGCGGCGATCGCCGAAGCGCATCGGCTCGGGGCGCGCGTCACCGCCCACTGCTTCGCCGAGGATTCGCTGCGCGACCTGGTGGAAGCGGGCATCGACTGCATCGAGCATGCGACTGGACTCACGGAGGAGACGATCCCGCTCTTCGCGGAGCGCGGGGTCGCGATCGTCCCGACCCTCGTCAACATCGCCACCTTTCCGGCACTCGCGGACGGCGGGGAGTCTAAGTTCCCCCGCTGGTCGGCCCATATGCGCAGGCTCCACGAGCGTCGCTACGACACGGTGCGCGCCGCCTATGACGCGGGGGTGCCGATCTTCGTCGGCACCGACGCGGGAGGATCACTCGCCCATGGACTGGTCGCGGCCGAGGTCGCCGAGTTGGTGAAGGCGGGGATTCCGCCGCTGGAGGCACTGTCGGCCACTGCCTGGGGTGCCAGACAGTGGCTCGGGCGGCCCGCGTTGGACGAGGGTGCCCCGGCGGACCTGGTGGTGTACGCATCCGATCCACGCAAGGACGTCAGGGTGCTGGCGGCGCCGCAGCGGGTGATCCTCAACGGCCAGGTGATCGGCTGA
- a CDS encoding pyridoxal-phosphate-dependent aminotransferase family protein yields the protein MTHPLLDLPPLTAAHFANIERRVAALLDTEHDVVITQGEALLPLEGCIRSGARAGSTALNVVTGPYGQTFGNWLRDCGATVVDLEVPFHTAVTAEQVEQALAAHPEIDFVSLVHAEAATGNTNPVAEIGEVVRRHGALFMLDAVASVAAEPLLPDVWGVDLCVIGAQKAMGGPAGVSAVSVSARAWERFAANPAAPRRSYLSLLDWKERWIDGGRRALLHAPAQLEMLALEACVERIESEGLEAVMARHASAATATRAGATALGGGLEPYVYEARDAAPVATTLRVPAGVDASELVARALAADPSLPLIAGGGALAKEMVRVNHYGVDATRGAVRSSLTALGSALAQSGAVVDLEAAGRAVSEVWA from the coding sequence GTGACACATCCGCTCCTGGACCTGCCCCCGCTGACCGCCGCACACTTCGCGAACATCGAGCGTCGCGTCGCCGCACTGCTCGACACCGAGCACGATGTGGTGATCACCCAGGGTGAGGCCCTGCTGCCGCTTGAGGGATGCATCCGCAGTGGCGCGCGAGCCGGCTCGACCGCGCTGAACGTGGTGACGGGACCGTACGGGCAGACGTTCGGCAACTGGCTGCGGGACTGCGGTGCCACGGTCGTCGACCTGGAGGTCCCCTTCCACACCGCGGTCACCGCGGAGCAGGTGGAGCAGGCCCTGGCCGCCCATCCGGAGATCGACTTCGTCTCGCTGGTGCACGCGGAGGCGGCGACGGGCAACACCAATCCGGTTGCGGAGATCGGCGAGGTCGTACGGCGTCACGGGGCCCTCTTCATGCTGGACGCGGTGGCTTCGGTGGCCGCGGAACCGCTGCTGCCGGACGTCTGGGGAGTCGACCTGTGTGTGATCGGCGCGCAGAAGGCCATGGGGGGACCGGCCGGTGTGTCAGCGGTGTCGGTGAGCGCACGGGCCTGGGAGCGGTTTGCGGCCAACCCGGCAGCGCCCCGGCGTTCCTATCTGTCGCTGCTGGACTGGAAAGAGCGTTGGATCGACGGCGGGCGGCGGGCACTGCTGCACGCTCCGGCGCAGTTGGAGATGCTCGCCCTGGAAGCCTGTGTGGAGCGCATCGAGTCGGAGGGCCTGGAGGCCGTGATGGCCCGCCATGCGTCGGCCGCCACTGCGACCCGCGCGGGTGCCACGGCGCTCGGTGGCGGTCTGGAGCCGTACGTGTACGAGGCGCGGGACGCCGCTCCGGTGGCGACGACCCTGCGTGTGCCGGCGGGCGTGGACGCGTCCGAGCTGGTGGCGCGGGCCCTGGCCGCCGATCCCTCGCTGCCGTTGATCGCGGGTGGCGGGGCGTTGGCCAAGGAGATGGTCCGCGTCAACCACTACGGCGTGGACGCCACTCGGGGTGCGGTGCGTTCCTCGCTCACCGCGCTGGGGTCGGCGCTCGCCCAGTCCGGTGCGGTGGTGGATCTGGAGGCCGCGGGACGCGCGGTGAGTGAGGTGTGGGCCTGA
- a CDS encoding sensor histidine kinase codes for MVAITYIGMRFLPMYDFSTTLLLPDDAAHRSPEPTTKPVPTTGPVTTTESVPTTESVPTTGPGSVPSLGAELPRIHRAERSGSISTKEDVWNTVLLVSSGSVLLVMAIGLGAGWLLSKRLLAPLHTISEAAAKAADGNLTDRIAAEGPEDELKHLADTFDTMLARLEESFAAHQRFAANASHELLTPLATTRAVLQVAAADPTGEDFAELAPILQASNERNISVVHALLDLAGADHTRFDPNPVDLAELVEQAVVERSQQAAARGVRLDVDTDLDCEVTGNATLLRQLVLNLLDNALTHNLPDGGSVQLAVFRDDGGAVVLEIENTGPQLDRAVVDRLFEPFYRARSRVSSDRSGHGLGLAIVRSITSAHHGTLTASANPGGGLTLRMGIPGAPESSRCPSPARTA; via the coding sequence ATGGTCGCGATCACCTACATCGGGATGCGCTTCCTGCCGATGTACGACTTCAGCACGACGCTGCTGCTACCGGACGATGCCGCCCACCGGTCCCCGGAGCCCACCACGAAACCGGTCCCGACCACCGGGCCGGTCACGACCACGGAATCCGTCCCGACCACGGAATCCGTTCCGACCACCGGGCCGGGCTCCGTCCCGAGCCTCGGGGCGGAGCTGCCGCGGATTCACCGGGCCGAGCGGTCGGGCAGCATCTCCACCAAGGAGGACGTCTGGAACACGGTCCTCCTGGTGTCATCCGGCAGCGTGCTCCTGGTGATGGCCATCGGCCTCGGCGCCGGTTGGCTGCTGTCCAAGCGGCTGCTCGCGCCCCTGCACACCATCAGCGAGGCCGCGGCGAAGGCGGCCGATGGCAATCTGACGGACCGCATCGCCGCCGAAGGGCCCGAGGACGAGCTCAAGCACCTGGCCGACACCTTCGATACGATGCTGGCCCGACTTGAGGAGTCCTTCGCCGCACACCAGCGGTTCGCCGCCAACGCCTCGCACGAACTGCTCACCCCGCTGGCCACCACCCGGGCCGTCCTCCAAGTCGCCGCGGCCGACCCCACCGGCGAGGACTTCGCCGAACTCGCCCCCATCCTCCAGGCGTCCAACGAGCGCAACATCAGCGTCGTACACGCCCTGCTCGACCTGGCGGGCGCGGACCACACCCGCTTCGACCCAAACCCGGTGGACCTCGCCGAACTCGTGGAGCAGGCAGTCGTCGAACGCTCGCAACAGGCCGCCGCGCGGGGCGTCCGACTCGATGTGGACACCGACCTCGACTGCGAGGTCACCGGCAACGCCACCCTGCTGCGTCAGTTGGTCCTCAACCTCCTCGACAACGCCCTCACCCACAACCTCCCCGACGGGGGCTCCGTCCAACTCGCCGTGTTCCGCGACGACGGCGGGGCCGTGGTGCTGGAGATCGAGAACACCGGACCCCAGTTGGACAGGGCCGTGGTGGACCGTCTCTTCGAGCCCTTCTACCGGGCCCGTTCACGTGTCTCCAGCGACCGTTCGGGCCACGGCCTGGGCCTGGCCATCGTCCGCTCGATCACCTCAGCCCACCACGGCACCCTCACGGCGAGCGCCAACCCCGGAGGCGGGCTCACCCTGCGGATGGGGATCCCCGGTGCCCCCGAATCGTCCAGATGTCCATCCCCGGCCCGGACCGCCTGA
- a CDS encoding response regulator transcription factor encodes MRVLVVEDEQYMARVLEIGLRREAIAVDVVHDGATALERITVYDYDTVVLDRDLPEVHGDEVCRRIVAMDIGCRVLMLTAAGRLGDKVEGLGLGADDYLAKPFDFPELVARLRALYRRSPMAHAPVLAFADITYDTHRRRVTRAGTEVRLTAKELAVLELLMRADGGVLSAEYLLDKAWDVHADPFTNAVRLVVHTLRKKLGEPRLVQTAISAGYYLGTE; translated from the coding sequence GTGCGCGTGCTGGTGGTCGAGGACGAGCAGTACATGGCCCGGGTCCTGGAGATCGGGCTGCGGCGGGAGGCCATCGCGGTCGACGTGGTGCACGACGGAGCCACCGCCCTGGAGCGGATCACGGTCTACGACTACGACACGGTGGTCCTGGACCGGGACCTGCCCGAGGTGCACGGCGACGAGGTGTGCCGTCGGATCGTCGCCATGGACATCGGCTGTCGCGTCCTCATGCTCACCGCCGCCGGGCGGCTGGGCGACAAGGTCGAAGGGCTCGGCCTGGGCGCCGACGACTACCTCGCCAAGCCCTTCGACTTCCCCGAACTGGTCGCCCGGCTGCGGGCCCTGTACCGCCGCAGCCCCATGGCCCACGCCCCGGTCCTCGCCTTCGCCGACATCACCTATGACACCCACCGCCGCCGGGTCACCCGCGCCGGCACCGAGGTGCGGCTGACCGCCAAGGAACTCGCCGTACTGGAGCTTCTGATGCGTGCCGACGGCGGTGTGCTGAGCGCCGAGTACCTCCTGGACAAGGCATGGGACGTCCATGCCGATCCGTTCACCAACGCCGTACGCCTCGTGGTGCACACCCTGCGCAAGAAGCTCGGCGAACCACGGCTGGTGCAGACCGCCATCAGCGCCGGCTACTACCTGGGGACCGAGTGA
- a CDS encoding ABC transporter permease, protein MNLFKRAWWRLAGHPGKTTMLIGLFFVICTLVLSGFLIQSAAARAAASAKESVGVVVTMQLDVNALINSGGAGEPTGPQGGTIGPEGDLRTGLVDKICTSSVVAQCNYISESAAAPTDRIGLHQPVAPPSGQDTTITDLFKADGIRDLNSVANFRNGDSKLISGSGIKPDSKADMIVVEERMAKRNRLKVGDKITLRAGTIDQKTAAMSTEKVEFTVRGIYKNNTADTGSYVPAIAAPANHVYVTPAGATRLAAKDPTAGGAVVWSATFTLRDPGDLGRLKSDAKAAGADLKIFPFSVNDKQYRTLVGPINKTADFAAVTVWLVAVAGTVILALVIASNIRERRKEMGILLSLGEKKPKLLGQQLVEVTVCALLAIGLAAAGSQFIAEGIGGRLLAGQVSSAKDSADDEGPGQDLSDPTGGANKRDQGPDVKPIDTMNIRLGAGDIGNVGAMGLGIAALATIVPGIRVLRLNPRDILTKGD, encoded by the coding sequence ATGAATCTGTTCAAACGGGCCTGGTGGCGGCTGGCTGGCCATCCGGGCAAGACGACCATGCTGATCGGACTGTTCTTCGTCATCTGCACCCTGGTCCTGTCGGGCTTTCTGATCCAGTCCGCGGCGGCGCGGGCCGCGGCCTCGGCCAAGGAGAGCGTGGGCGTGGTGGTGACGATGCAGCTGGATGTGAACGCCCTGATCAACTCGGGTGGCGCCGGCGAGCCGACCGGTCCCCAGGGCGGCACCATCGGACCCGAGGGTGATCTGCGCACCGGTCTGGTGGACAAGATCTGCACATCGTCTGTCGTCGCACAGTGCAACTACATATCGGAGTCAGCCGCCGCCCCCACCGACCGGATCGGGCTGCACCAACCGGTGGCACCGCCGAGCGGTCAGGACACCACGATCACGGACCTTTTCAAGGCGGACGGAATCCGCGACCTCAACTCGGTCGCCAATTTCCGCAATGGCGATTCGAAGCTCATCTCCGGTTCCGGTATCAAGCCGGACAGCAAGGCGGACATGATCGTCGTCGAGGAACGGATGGCGAAGCGCAACCGACTCAAAGTCGGCGACAAGATCACGCTCAGGGCGGGCACGATCGACCAGAAGACGGCCGCGATGAGCACCGAGAAGGTCGAATTCACCGTCCGCGGAATCTACAAGAACAACACGGCGGACACCGGCTCGTACGTCCCGGCGATCGCAGCCCCCGCGAACCACGTCTACGTCACTCCGGCAGGCGCGACCCGGCTCGCCGCCAAGGACCCGACCGCGGGCGGAGCCGTGGTCTGGTCGGCGACCTTCACCCTGCGCGACCCCGGCGACCTGGGCCGACTGAAGTCGGACGCGAAGGCGGCGGGGGCGGACCTGAAGATCTTCCCGTTCAGCGTCAACGACAAGCAGTACCGGACCCTGGTCGGCCCGATCAACAAGACGGCGGACTTCGCCGCGGTCACGGTCTGGCTGGTCGCGGTCGCGGGGACCGTCATCCTGGCCCTGGTCATCGCGTCCAACATCCGCGAGCGCCGCAAGGAGATGGGCATCCTGCTCTCCCTCGGCGAGAAGAAGCCCAAGCTGCTCGGTCAGCAACTGGTGGAGGTGACCGTCTGCGCACTCCTCGCGATCGGCCTCGCCGCGGCGGGCAGCCAGTTCATCGCCGAGGGCATCGGCGGCCGACTCCTGGCGGGCCAGGTCTCCTCGGCCAAGGACTCAGCCGACGACGAGGGCCCGGGGCAGGACCTGTCCGACCCGACCGGCGGCGCCAACAAGCGCGATCAGGGCCCGGACGTCAAGCCCATCGACACGATGAACATCCGGCTCGGTGCGGGCGACATCGGCAATGTGGGGGCCATGGGCCTCGGCATCGCCGCGCTGGCCACGATCGTCCCCGGCATCCGGGTCCTGCGACTCAACCCCCGCGACATCCTCACGAAGGGCGACTGA
- a CDS encoding ABC transporter ATP-binding protein has protein sequence MTPTTDRGPVPTSTFTPILQLTGLSRAYQSGNTRRTVLKDVNYSFEQGRMYSVIGPSGSGKTTLLSLASGLDSPTTGSVRFRGDDIAGIGLGRYRNRHVATVFQSLNLLTYMTAVQNITSAMEITGVKGVPRKQRAAELLGLLGVEEADRHRKTLELSGGQQQRVAIARALACEVDILFADEPTGSLDQDTAAGIIEVFRKLAHDTGKCVILVTHSREVADASDEVIRLKRGKLSTI, from the coding sequence GTGACCCCGACGACCGACCGAGGCCCCGTGCCCACCTCCACCTTCACCCCGATCCTTCAGCTCACCGGTCTGAGCCGCGCCTACCAGTCGGGCAACACCCGCCGCACCGTCCTCAAGGACGTCAACTACTCGTTCGAGCAGGGCCGGATGTACTCCGTGATCGGCCCCTCCGGCAGCGGCAAGACCACCCTCCTCTCGCTCGCAAGCGGACTCGACTCACCCACCACGGGCAGCGTCCGCTTCCGGGGCGACGACATCGCAGGGATCGGCCTCGGCCGGTACCGCAACCGGCACGTGGCCACGGTCTTCCAGTCGCTGAACCTCCTCACGTACATGACGGCCGTCCAGAACATCACCTCCGCGATGGAGATCACCGGCGTGAAGGGCGTCCCCAGGAAGCAGCGCGCCGCCGAGCTCCTGGGTCTGCTCGGCGTGGAGGAGGCTGACCGGCACCGCAAGACGCTGGAGCTCTCCGGCGGACAGCAGCAGCGGGTGGCCATCGCCCGCGCCCTGGCGTGCGAGGTCGACATCCTCTTCGCCGACGAACCCACCGGCAGCCTCGACCAGGACACCGCGGCCGGGATCATCGAGGTGTTCAGGAAGCTGGCGCACGACACCGGGAAGTGCGTGATCCTCGTGACCCACTCCCGGGAGGTCGCGGACGCGTCCGACGAGGTGATCCGGCTGAAGCGGGGCAAACTCTCGACGATCTGA
- the ectA gene encoding diaminobutyrate acetyltransferase has product MTAAQEDLVRATPSSEFITVEPPRVEDGAALWRIARDSEVLDLNSSYSYLLWCRDFSATSLVARAPDGEPIAFVTGYARPDRPTTLVVWQIAVDDAFRGRGLAGVLLDALTAKVTGDRGISEVETTITPDNTASDRLFTAYAQRHGARVEREVLFDDTLFPDEPQPQSPQGQAGQAPGQPTGAHQPEVLYRIGPLGH; this is encoded by the coding sequence ATGACCGCCGCACAGGAAGACCTTGTACGAGCCACCCCGTCGAGCGAATTCATAACCGTTGAGCCCCCGCGAGTGGAGGATGGAGCCGCGCTTTGGCGCATTGCCCGCGACTCCGAGGTGCTCGACCTCAACTCCTCGTACAGCTATCTGCTGTGGTGCCGTGACTTCTCCGCCACCTCACTTGTGGCGCGAGCTCCCGACGGAGAGCCGATCGCCTTCGTCACCGGGTACGCCCGACCCGATCGTCCGACGACCCTCGTCGTCTGGCAGATCGCCGTGGACGACGCCTTCCGTGGCCGAGGGCTCGCCGGAGTGCTGCTCGACGCGCTGACCGCCAAGGTCACGGGCGACCGGGGGATCAGCGAGGTCGAGACCACGATCACCCCCGACAACACCGCGTCCGACCGACTCTTCACCGCCTACGCCCAGCGCCACGGCGCCCGGGTGGAACGCGAAGTCCTCTTCGACGACACGCTGTTTCCCGACGAGCCGCAGCCCCAGTCCCCGCAGGGGCAAGCGGGGCAGGCACCGGGGCAGCCCACAGGGGCACACCAGCCGGAAGTCCTCTACCGGATCGGCCCGCTCGGCCACTGA
- the ectB gene encoding diaminobutyrate--2-oxoglutarate transaminase, with protein sequence MTITPPALSVFETLESEVRSYCRGWPAVFDRAQGSQLHDEDGHTYLDFFAGAGSLNYGHNNPVLKRALIDYIERDGITHGLDMATTAKRAFLESFQNIVLRPRDLPYKVMFPGPTGTNAVEAALKLARKVKGRESVVSFTNAFHGMSLGSLAVTGNAFKRAGAGIPLVHGTPMPFDNYFDGQIPDFIWFERLLEDQGSGLNKPAAVIVETVQGEGGINVARGEWLRALQALCERQDMLLIVDDIQMGCGRTGGFFSFEEAGITPDIVTLSKSISGYGMPMSLCLFKPELDIWEPGEHNGTFRGNNPAFVTAAAALDTYWADGQMEKQTLARGEQVEQALLGIAAENADAGVSFRGRGLVWGLEFEDTSRASAICARAFELGMLLETSGPQSEVVKLLPALTISPEELDQGLRILARSVRETG encoded by the coding sequence GTGACCATCACCCCGCCCGCCCTGAGCGTCTTCGAAACCCTCGAATCGGAGGTGCGCAGCTACTGCCGCGGCTGGCCCGCCGTGTTCGACCGGGCCCAGGGCAGCCAGTTGCACGACGAGGACGGCCACACCTACCTCGACTTCTTCGCCGGCGCAGGCTCGCTCAACTACGGCCACAACAACCCGGTACTCAAACGCGCCCTCATCGACTACATCGAGCGCGACGGCATCACCCACGGCCTAGACATGGCCACCACCGCGAAACGGGCGTTCCTGGAGTCGTTCCAGAACATCGTCCTGCGCCCGCGCGACCTGCCGTACAAGGTGATGTTCCCCGGCCCGACCGGCACCAACGCCGTGGAGGCGGCGCTGAAGCTGGCCCGCAAGGTGAAGGGCCGTGAATCGGTCGTCTCCTTCACCAACGCCTTCCACGGCATGTCCCTGGGCTCGCTCGCCGTGACCGGCAACGCCTTCAAGCGGGCCGGTGCCGGAATCCCCCTCGTCCACGGCACTCCGATGCCGTTCGACAACTACTTCGACGGTCAGATCCCGGACTTCATCTGGTTCGAGCGACTGCTGGAGGACCAGGGCTCGGGGCTCAACAAGCCCGCCGCGGTGATCGTGGAGACCGTCCAGGGCGAGGGCGGCATCAACGTCGCCCGGGGTGAGTGGCTGCGCGCGCTCCAGGCACTGTGCGAACGCCAGGACATGCTGTTGATCGTCGACGACATCCAGATGGGCTGCGGCCGTACCGGTGGCTTCTTCTCCTTCGAGGAGGCGGGCATCACGCCGGACATCGTCACCCTGTCCAAGTCCATCAGCGGCTACGGAATGCCCATGTCGCTCTGCCTCTTCAAGCCGGAGTTGGACATCTGGGAGCCGGGCGAGCACAACGGCACGTTCCGCGGCAACAACCCCGCCTTCGTCACCGCGGCGGCAGCGCTCGACACCTATTGGGCGGACGGGCAGATGGAGAAGCAGACCCTCGCCCGCGGCGAACAGGTGGAGCAGGCCCTGCTGGGCATCGCGGCCGAGAACGCCGACGCCGGCGTCTCCTTCCGGGGCCGTGGACTGGTGTGGGGCCTGGAGTTCGAGGACACCTCACGCGCCTCGGCGATCTGCGCCCGCGCCTTCGAGTTGGGGATGCTGCTGGAGACCTCAGGTCCCCAGAGCGAGGTGGTCAAGCTGCTGCCCGCGCTGACCATCTCCCCCGAGGAATTGGACCAGGGCCTGCGCATCCTCGCCCGCAGCGTCCGCGAGACCGGCTGA
- a CDS encoding ectoine synthase: protein MIVRSFKDIENTERHVRSASGTWESKRIVLAKEKVGFSLHETVLYAGTETSMWYANHIEAVLCVEGEAELTDDETGETHWIEPGTMYLLDGHERHTLRPKTDFRCVCVFNPPVTGREDHDENGVYPLLTEEG, encoded by the coding sequence GTGATCGTCCGCTCGTTCAAGGACATCGAGAACACCGAGCGCCATGTGAGATCGGCCTCCGGGACCTGGGAGAGCAAGCGCATCGTGCTCGCCAAGGAGAAGGTGGGCTTCTCGCTCCACGAGACCGTCCTGTACGCGGGCACCGAGACGTCGATGTGGTACGCGAACCACATCGAGGCGGTGCTCTGTGTGGAGGGCGAGGCTGAGCTCACCGATGACGAGACCGGCGAGACCCACTGGATCGAGCCCGGCACGATGTATCTGCTCGACGGCCACGAGCGCCACACCCTGCGTCCCAAGACCGACTTCCGCTGCGTCTGCGTCTTCAACCCGCCCGTGACCGGGCGCGAGGACCACGACGAGAACGGCGTCTATCCACTGCTCACCGAGGAGGGCTGA
- the thpD gene encoding ectoine hydroxylase — protein MTTAPVRTDLYPTRGVGEVMTPRQDPVVWSAPGAPGPIVPGDLRGYERDGFLTVEDMISDDEVAIYHSEMERLIADPTVRADERSIIEPKSQDVRSVFEVHKLSAIFAALVRDERVVGRARQILGSDVYVHQSRINVKPGFGASGFYWHSDFETWHAEDGLPNMRTVSVSIALTENRDTNGGLMIMPGSHRTFLGCAGETPSDNYKKSLQMQDAGTPSNEALTRYAQEHGIRLFTGRAGSATWFDCNCMHGSGDNITPYARSNVFIVFNSVENAAVEPFAAPVPRPDFIGARDFTPIR, from the coding sequence ATGACGACCGCACCCGTACGCACCGATCTCTACCCGACCCGAGGCGTGGGGGAGGTGATGACCCCGCGCCAGGACCCGGTGGTCTGGTCCGCGCCCGGCGCGCCCGGGCCCATCGTCCCGGGCGATCTGCGGGGCTACGAACGCGACGGATTCCTCACCGTCGAGGACATGATCTCCGACGACGAGGTCGCGATCTACCACTCCGAGATGGAACGGCTGATCGCCGACCCGACCGTCCGCGCCGACGAGCGCTCGATCATCGAGCCCAAGTCGCAGGACGTGCGGTCAGTCTTCGAGGTGCACAAGCTCAGTGCGATCTTCGCCGCCCTCGTCCGCGATGAGCGCGTGGTCGGCCGGGCCCGCCAGATCCTCGGCTCGGACGTCTACGTCCACCAGTCACGCATCAATGTGAAGCCCGGCTTCGGCGCGTCCGGCTTCTACTGGCACTCGGACTTCGAGACCTGGCACGCCGAGGACGGGCTGCCGAACATGCGGACCGTGTCGGTGTCCATCGCCCTGACCGAGAACCGGGACACCAACGGCGGGCTGATGATCATGCCCGGGTCGCACCGGACCTTCCTGGGGTGCGCGGGCGAGACCCCGAGCGACAACTACAAGAAGTCGCTCCAGATGCAGGACGCCGGCACCCCTTCGAACGAGGCGCTGACCCGGTACGCCCAGGAGCACGGCATCCGGCTGTTCACCGGGCGGGCCGGCTCGGCGACCTGGTTCGACTGCAACTGCATGCACGGCTCGGGCGACAACATCACGCCCTACGCCCGCAGCAATGTGTTCATCGTCTTCAACAGCGTGGAGAACGCGGCGGTCGAGCCGTTCGCGGCTCCCGTGCCGCGTCCGGACTTCATCGGCGCCCGGGACTTCACGCCCATTCGATGA